ttttcccccttcaatCCTTAGCTCCTGTTTTCATGGCTGCGTCTGGATTTTCCCAGACAGGATGTGCTCAGCGGCAGCTGATGTTATCTGTCAGTGATGGAACAGGGGCTCTTGCTGTTCATAGCAAAGGCTGTTGCTCTGCTATGTGGGCTCTAAAAAGCCTGATTCCCGTAGCATTTGAAAGACATGGGGTTCCCAAATTCTTACTCTTTCAAGCTAGTCTTAAAAATCATGTGTGGAGGAAGGAGGTAAATAGTAACTAAAGCCAGACTCACCTGCTTTCCCTGGTTTCGCTGCATTAGGCTCTCCAGCCTGGCAGGAGAGCTCTCACGTTGCGCTCATTCACTTGTATGGACTATACTGTCCAAACATCACAGCTCAGCAGATGGTCCAAACCAGACCTTGTGTTGCACCAGTCAGCCCAGCTCTGATGCCTGTCCTGCCCAGTGTGCTGGCTGCAGAGTGAATTGAGCCAGCACCTGCTTGCAGAGGCAGGGCACAATGTTTATTGATAGGGAGGGGGAAGCGAGTAAGCCACAAAATGTGTGCAGGGCAAAGGGGTGGATCTAATTCTCAAGACGGTGAATTCCCTTTGAGGGTGGTCTGGGCTCCATGTGGAAGCTGGCATGCAGTTACAGCTGGGGTGTGTAGCTCACAGGGTAGTAATGCTGGTGCACAATTTGAAATCCTGAGTTCGATCCCTAAAGGGGATCCCCAGTCTGCCTCCGTCATAACATTACACACGCGTATCCAGGAATTCTTTCTTGATCCTGCACGGGCAGAGGCTCTTTCCACAGTAACTGGGCAGTAAGAGGCAGACCCGACTGCTACGCCCAcctccccaaacccctgggAACACAGGACAAGACAGGGAAGGCTCGGAAACCttgtattacaaaaataaaagagcgCATGGCGCAGTGTCACACGTGAAGCTGCCGTGCCAGGCTCCAGCACAGAACGTACCGATCGAAGGCAAATATAAAAAAGACAGACACTGTTAAACAGTCACAGGGCAACATCCTTaaggctgaacaatcccagctgAACTGAGCTGATGTAAACCAAGGACCCTCCTTATTCGGAGCCCCAGCAAGGCAAGATTGGtgtggcaggagctgggagctcTGCTGTGACTTACAGGCTAGGTAAAGCCTCCAGATAGTCTCCTCCTCCATGGTGGCAGGCCTGAAACGTACGAACAGGAGCCTGCAGAGGGACAGCTTCCAGTCTGGGGGCTCTACCCTGGTCACCTCTGCCCTGGCCTTATGGCCTGTAGGACCCCCCTAAGCATCCTGCAAAGAAGGCTGGGCTCCCTCCCTTCGCTCACCACCCCACAGGCCCTTGGGTCCCCTTTGCTTTACATCAGCTCAGTTAGCCCCTGGCTCAGCACTGCTCCGTGCCGTCTCTGCTGGGCTCCAGGGAAGGGTGGGCTGGCCCCACTCACGCTGACTTGGTGCCGCTCTCTACCTCCTTGTGCACCCACAGCTCCTTGTGCTGCTTGCGCCCGAAGCCCTCGTCGTAGTTGCCTTTACTCTTGAAGAGCTGCTGGAAGTGGGGCTTGCAGTAGAATTCCCCGTGGAGCGCCGCATagctgcccaggctggggaaggaaggcaggGTTAGCTGGGCACAGGGActcagctgcaggctggcagggagcatGTGAGGcttgggggcactgggacaggggaggaaggaggcgGGAACACGCAACAGGGGGGACCCTTAGAAAGGGCCAACTGCTCCCTCCAGCCAGCTCAGGATGTTAGGGGCTGCTGTGAGCAGCATTAAAGGTCTGTACAGAAGGGGTCCCGCAGGGCAAGCTcagccttggctctgtgtcaTCTAGGAGGAAGCTGTGGCTCAGCTCTGTGTTACCTTGGAGGTCTCTCCCTGCTTTTGAGGGATAAAACTCTTTTTCATACCAGGTGGGCAGATAAGCCCTTTTTTGCTGTGATGAGTGGGCTGGGGGCCTTTAGCTAccccagaagaggaggaagacctgtgatgggtgggtgggtgtgctATTTGGAAGGGCCTCCCCCACCCAGGCTAGGCAGAGCCACAGTGACACCTATCCACCTTGCCATCAGCAAGCACCGCAGCAGCCTCCCAGGCCACTCACCTGAGCTTGGTGTGGCAGTGcttgcagcagaagcaggcaTTGTGGAAGACGAATTTATCCGCCACCAGCCGCTCCATGGGATAGACGGTTTTCTGACAGGCAGTGCACATCTCCTTCACTTGTGCCTTCAGGCTGAAGGACTGGGCAAGGGGAGAccagagggagggaggatgagCAAGGGGTTTGGGATATCCTGTGCCTGGCTCCCACCACAGCCCTCTTCCCTAACATTCATGCTGCCATTTGTTGGAGCATTGGTTAGCGTGAGGCAACCCCATCTCCCCTCGCCCTCCCTGTACCGCTCCACTGAAGCTGGGCTGGACCGGTGCTTGGCCTTTAGGCTTTAGGTCCTTCCCCCCTCGCTGTGAATCAGTAGGATGCGGTAAGATTGCAGGTACCTTGGAGCGCTGCACCGTGCTGCCTCCTGAGTTGTTCTTTGCCTCctaagaagggaagaagagaaatcaAAATGAGAGCCTGGACTGACAAGCCTGGCACCGGGTTGCACTgaaggaggagcagcagaggatcAGTACGgtcagctgagctgcaggaccTTGGGGCATGCCAGCGGCCTCTGCCTGGCTGTCACAGGCACACGGTGACCATCTCTGAACTCACTTGCGCAGAAGCCATGACCTCTGTCAGGTCCTCATGTGCAAGCTATTTCCTGTGCTGTGGTGCTCTTCCcaaagagaggagaaggaagagaggaaaatacaagAAGAGTAAAAAGCATGTACATATTGCAGAGAAGGAACTCTGGGCACCAGGAGGCTCTGGTACTTGCCCGGGGCTGTGGGGGCAGAGCAGCCAGCTCTCTCATCCAGCACTGCTCACTGAGGCCTCTGTCTCAGACATAGGAGCATGGCACAGCTTTGCTTCTTCCATGGCCAAGGTATAGCAGACCTCTTCGGTGGTGGTAGCACCCAAGCACAGATCCAGGAGATGTCACAGTGTAGGCATTGCAGAGCACAGCCCAAGGGTAACAACTCTCCCACTGATGAGCAGCTCTCACCATCTGCAGGCATCAGTTACTGTCCTTGGCTACCCTGGCATTACCCCCCAAGGAAtaagagcagcaaagcagaggagCCCTGCTTCCACATCCCTGGGGGACAGTTTGGTCCTgtggcaggcagagagggggaaagggcttgctgagctgctgcagcacaagCCCCTGGCAAAACGCTCTCTGTGATGACCTGCACTGGCAAATTGTCACCTGCTGGCTTATGCATCTACtaacagcagctctgctttggtAAGAGATGCTGCTCATGCTCCTTCTGGCCAACCAGAGTTTACCCCACAGAGCTGGAGAGTGATAATAAACCCTTCTCTTGCTGGATGTGCACAGGACTCTAGTAATGCTGCCAGTGAGGGTCTTTGCCTGCAGCCGGAGGGTGGTAGGCTGCCAGTTCCTCCAGGGCATAACTAGGGTGCCCCTCACCGTCATGGAGCACATTGTGCTGGTTCCCCCTCAGCGGATGTTTCATTTCTGAGTTCCTCCGCTAGCTCCGTTACCAGCCCGTCAcactgctgtgctgcacaggaAACGCCTGCACTGCAAGCCAGAGTGAAAAGCCTTCAgccttggggggtggggggtgggcaggaggggcagcggggcaggtcAGAGTTGAAGACACGCTCCATGGCATTCCTCAGCTTGGTGGGGGTAGACATTACTCGGACCCTGCAGCTGTGGGAGGAACAACAGGGCAGAGACACCCAAACACCGAGTGCCTGTGCCCCTGCCGCCAGGATTTCAGAGCAGGGTCTCAGTGCATGCtctcccatctgcagctgcAACAAGTCATCTCTTCCCAAATCACCTCCCACTCCTCCCCTTTGCTTGCCCCACCGTGCAGCCCCACAGTCCTGCACCCTCCCCAAGCTGACTGCACAGGCACCCACTGGGTCCTAGTCAGCCACCTGCAAGTATTTTAGCCGGCTTTTGCACTGATGAAAATGCTCCCTTCTTTCAAGCGATCAGGATCAAAGGGGTAAACACACTTTTAGCAAGGTGAACCAGCCAGGACCGCTTTACAACAGACTGGCTCACCCTCTGCACTGTTTGTTCCCAAGGTTGGGGCAGTGTGACCCCAGAACATCATCCCACTGCCTCTTTGtccttcctcttgctgctggTTTGGGGCTGCTTGGCCAGCACTGCCCCTTCTCTCTGCCCCCAGGCTGATCTTCCATCCCCTGTTCCTCCTGTTTTATGCTTCCCCATCGTCtctcctttgtattttttgGAAACGGTTTGTCTAAGAGACACACAGGAAACTCTCACTTTACTGAGCTGCCTCTTCAGACGTTTCTCAGCTGCTCTCATTGACTCAGGTCAGGGACATGATTTTCCTCTCACTCCCACAAGGCTGGAAGAGTAAGCCAAAGTCAACAGAGGGACATGGGCAGCGAAGAGACTCAGGCCACGTAAAACCAGCTGCATCCCTTGGCACTGGTACAACAACCGCAGGTGCTCTCCTGGGGTTAGGATTTAATATACTGTTTCCAGGCTCAGCTGACCAGAGCTAAGGAAAACGTTGCCTCTTTGGAGCTGGAATACATCCATTCCCAAGGCTACAGGCAATCCACCGTTGCTCGTCACTTCCTGGCAGCCTTCTGGCTCTGATCAGGCATGCTATCTATTTCATATCTGATATATCCTCCCACAGGGAAGGGCCATATCCTGTCCCATCAGGAGATGTTCTTGAGCCTTTATGCTTTTCCATCTCCAATCACTCCAATCTTAAGCAGCTCACATGCTCTCAGTTGTGATCATAGAAAGCCAtggaaacacaaacaaacagtCAGCAACCCGAGACGGGAGCAGGGTGAGCAGCTCTGTACGGACCAGAGCCTGGATGCTGGCATTGCAAT
The sequence above is a segment of the Pelecanus crispus isolate bPelCri1 chromosome 18, bPelCri1.pri, whole genome shotgun sequence genome. Coding sequences within it:
- the LIMD2 gene encoding LIM domain-containing protein 2 codes for the protein MFQATGPASPPPTHEAKNNSGGSTVQRSKSFSLKAQVKEMCTACQKTVYPMERLVADKFVFHNACFCCKHCHTKLSLGSYAALHGEFYCKPHFQQLFKSKGNYDEGFGRKQHKELWVHKEVESGTKSA